The DNA segment AAAATGACGACAGGCGATGATGATATTGTTCCAGAAATGTATAGATACAAATTAAGAATTACTAAGTGCTTTTACATCTTCTTTGCTTTTGAatctaaaatacaaatatatgcCGATGACTCATATCGGCATTCAGCTAATCCAGACGTTTAGTAGATAGGTTAGCATCTTAATTGTGCATTTTAGTTATAACTAATGTATTATGATGTATTTACAATCAATCATATGGATTAGTTTTGATTTGAAACTCTGACTGTATTAGACTTTCTTTATGAAATGTGATCTTAATAGAGAAATAAACGATAAGTAGGATACAAACTGTAGATTTCgataaattttagatttataatgttttttcttcttctttttttaacatCTCTGAGGTTTATAAAATTCGGTCTGAATGAGACATGCGATAAGTAGTTTGAAGTCTAGATTCAATGGCTCTTTAAGCATACAAAGTCCTCCTTGAACAATGACAGCCCTTCCattcattattattatatatttttgaacatatatgtacgtttgtttcaaaaaaaaaaaaaaaaacatatatgtacgccaaaaacaaaacaaaatcagatATTACTGAAAGTCCAAAAATAGATAGGACTAACTAGTAGTATGTCATCTCTCCGCTCATTTTTGAAGAATGAACTATATCTTAGATTAGCTAAACGTCTGGATTAGCTAAACGTCTGGATTAACTTAGTCTACAAAAATTCATAGTATTAGACGTCTAACAATTCATCATACTTAGACTAAGTTAACAAATAACAAGTCACATGTCTAATAAATTTTCTAGGTCAAAACACGAATAATCTTACAGATTTTCAGGATGATAATTATAAAAAAGGATAGACATTATTAACCATAAATCTAGCTGAACCAAGATGAAAAATCTCCGCTAGTCACACTTATAAAGATCAGAATATGACTCAGTTGAATAAAGGCCGCAAAATAAGAAGTTTTATTAACAACAATTAATTTAACAATTGTGTTGAAAAAATGTAAGGTGGAACGGAAGTAAAACTCCATTATCAATTGATATGAAGTGGACTATATAAACGACTCGTTTTGACAATTATACTACCTACTTTGAACAAAACTATACGTACTTcttctttttaacattttattattGCTATTTGAAATACACAGCTATCCCTGGATTCACATTCAATATATTTCAAATCCGGTTGCTCTACATTATATTCCAAatcttttatgttttagtttatAACACTAGTTTAGTATAGAGGGAAAATTGCTACACGACATACTCTgtataatttctttttgataaatagtttattttcttgaaataaATAACAACAAAGGAATGATCCAGTTTGTCACGTACTCTCTCCGTTTCTGAaagtaagatttttaaaattatttttttgttgcacaaaaatagattttctatattgttaaggtattttttatacttttgaaaaatattaattaaaaatatttgaattgattaaattttattgatagaAAATTATTGGAAtgtgtataataaaattaaaaataaattaaattataaatatttattaaatttttaataagcaTGAATActctaaaaaatcttattttcagGTATAGAAGGAGTATATTTTTAGCTTTGTGTACTCGCTGTCCGACTTGTCGTGTtgatataatttgtatattttacctGAACAGCAACCCATCCACACAAAAGATGACCGGAGAAATATAttgctacttttttttttgttgaggaTATAGGATATTACGATGGCTTATAGTATAGTAAAGAGTTGGTATGCATGCATTACTTAAAACATGTACTGTATTTGTGAAGTTTCTTGTTGGAAGTTTCTAATACTAACTATTAATCTCAGCTTActtcatatgttttattatatgAATTCACCCACGTTTCCTAGTGAAACCGGCAAGGCGGAATGTTAAATGTGAAAGCAAATATGAAaggttatatataatatgaatgaaAACCAACCTAATAGGGAACATAGAGTAATATTTAGGATTACAATTAAAGAAGTTTCAAACTTATATTATAAGCAATGCGTGGTTTCCTCCAAAGTGGAGAACACAAGttcctttttaattatttttctttttcgcTCATCTTTTCTCTTAATGCTTCACAAAGAAAACATGATGTTTGTTTAAAGACATACATTTTGTCGTTAAACACAGCTTTGTCACAGAAAACTGCTTTACTTCTTTCGCTTTTTATTATCATACATAATTTTGCCCCAACTTAAAAAGGGGCTTGTTATGTACGATGGCTATCaacaacaataaaattataaacaataaTCATGAAAGTGTGAAAACGTCAATAAGATGTGTGAATTGTTTTCTCTACTGGGCTTACTATATAATAATCCATCAAAATCGTAAATAAGCAATTTACTAatctaaataattaataatccaGCAAATCATTTCCATATAAAGTACATAAGCCCATGTAGTTCAAGTTTATATACCAACACACATGAAGATAACAAGACTCGACAATTTCCATATAGGACTTAACATGTTAGGGAGCATTATTTAATGAATAGTTATACATATTGTATCTCTAAGAGAAACCAAGAACATCAAGATTGTTTGTTAGATTTGGACTGGTATAAGATAATATTAAATTGGACGTATCATCCCGTCAAATTAGTCAAAGAGCTCTTGAGTTAGTCAAACAACCCACTCGTGCGTTTTGGAGTCTCGTGTCTTGTTGACAAGTCAACAAGGGAAGCTTTGCCCAAAGCTCATCgtataataaattaatgtattttaacattattttaacTGTCGTAAGTGAGTGATTTATCTTACTAAACCACTTTCTCTTGCATgatgattaaaatatagttaCGAACATGGTTGAATATGAGATCTTCTACCATTTTCTTGGTCCTAATTACGTGGTCGTTTACtcgtttatatattttaatgtgaAGTCAAATATCTAATATtgtagattaatatatatatatatatatataaaatgttcGAGTTGCATAAGTAGTTATGAAGCCAACAAGTTATTAGTCAAAGAACAGTTTATAGTTTTATacatcagaagaaaaatatttcatacgAATAAGGATGATACAACATCTGTAAATGGAAGTCGAAACCAAATTTGCAGAAGCTAAGTGGCAAATTAAGACCAAAAGCTGTATGTATATGTGTTCATCAACTGTTATTGGAATTAACCAAAACCAAACTAATTAGTTTTGGTgcttttttaatgtattttcaaaattcaCGTAGAACCTTCTTCGTTGATGTGGAATTTAGGTGATGGATTGGATTTCAACAGTAATATGAAATTCGAAAAACAATAGAACAACAAGTCAAAGATGAACTCATGCCTATAATAACAAACAAATTTACCATTTTAGTTATATTAAAGTTGGTAAAATATATGTTGAAGTCAAACACCAACTCTCTTATTGCTGTTCCAAAATAAACAACACTCTCAAATTAAAACTTCTCTACATTTAGGCATGTTCATAAATGGGTACTTGtttcttcaaaatatatagaatctatttttctaaaatcttgATAATTGTTTTGATCTTTTTTTATAATAACTATGAACAGTCAAGGCTTTAGTGAATTTTGTGTTGGGTTGGGCCAAAGTAACGATTTAGTAGTGATTTACTaaatgttcaatttttttttttgaatgaatgtaaattttattcaatcaaACTGTACTACATCAAGTGCtacttctttattttttgtacaaataatcaaaaaatGGAGACTTGATTCAAACTACCAGTCTCATCTAGACCCAAACCAGACCATCAAACTCTCTTCAAAATGTTTGTGCCCTGTTCCTTTAACAGAAAGGAGCTTGAGCCTGACTGTCTTGTCTCGATAAACTGGACCAAGCGAGCTGCATCATGTGGCTGTTCACCATGCCTATGCGAGTTTCTTTCTCTCCATATCGCATGAAGAGTTGCTTGTAGACGCCGACGATGTCCAAGGTCTGTTCCAAAAAATGTTCTGTTGTTTCTCTTCAAAATGTTCTGTTAAACGCCGTCATATTAAGGATTGATTATTCATTAATCATTAGTGAATCCCACCCTCGCATCAGCTCCGTTGTCTCTACTATAATATCTACTCTCTTGCTTGCAGCGACGTTGTCTCTCTGGCTAACACCTGATCAATTCATCCCAAAGTCAAGACTCAACATAGAATAATTTAAAACCTCGAAATGAAAATCACAATGCATCCCAAAAATTTTGTTAGTGAATGGATCCAGCAAATCATACACATGAAGCTTCTTCTGAGATTGGTTGGCAGGAGTTTCTTTAttcttattctattttttatctatcCTCATTTTCTTGTTGTATTATGGACTATGGAGAGTTAGTTTGTAATGATgtattaagaattttattattTGTCAACCCGTTatgtaaaaaactaaaaaccaactACTGCCTTCACAAAAATTCTGGACTACAAACTAGAAATGGGGAGTGCGATTGTAGATACTCCATACACTACATAATTTagagatattattaattaaaatgtttgattAGTCACTTAACGAAACGTTGGTTGGCGAATGCTGTATATCGTAGAAAGAAGTCATTTCATGATTTATGTGACATTTTAATACATGTTTTGTCATCTTATTCATAGTAAAACAATTTCAAACTATCCCAACATTTTCCAGTAACAACAAATAAGAAGAGATCGAGACTCTAAACAATTCAAGACAATTTAATCATCTCGGTTGTCTTCTTCACATAGTTCTTGGAACGGAAGTTGAAGAAGAGAGCCAAGAGAGAACCATTAAACGCAGCGGTAAAATAAATCCCCCAAATCCCGGAGCAACCCGACCCCAAAAAATGTTGAGAGAGCATCAAGGCCAATATTCCGAAGCAGAAAATAAACTGCACAAGCTGAAAATCCGTCACCAGCCTCTTCCACTTTGGCCTACATCCTACGGCACATAGGAAGTAGTAACCGTACATAATGACATGAACCGTCGAATTCGTCAGGACTCCGAGGGGGAACATGGACTGGCGGGTTCGGAGCCAGATGAAACACATGAACAGCACAGTCGCATGATGGTACACGTGAAGGAACGAGAGTCGCCTGAATGATTTGCCGAGTATGATCAGGAGTGTGTCTCCAAACTCAAGGATCTTCGAGAGGTAGAAGACTTGAGCCCAGAAGAAAACCGGTCCTTTAGGTTCAACATGGACTGGGAAACAAATAGCGTGGAGAAAACGTGTCGTAGGGTCTGAGGTTATGGAGAGAGTGCAACCGACAGCCATGATTAGGGAAAGAAGGCAGAGGATGAGGCTGTGGACGGCTGTGATTGGTTTGAGAATGCGGGGACTGAGTGAGGGGAGTGAAACCATGGCATATCGGAGGAGGATTGTGGCGGAAAGGTAAACGGAGACTACAACAGAGACGAAAAAAACGGTGGAGCCAGGGGTTTCACCTTCGGTCCACGTAAAGTTGGCAATGTTGGGGTGGTTCACGAGCCAGTAGGTTAGGATGGAGTAAACCGATGCCATTCTCTCACAAAGTTTGTAAGGATTGAAGTTTGTGGATATGGTAAATAGAGAGAggccacatatatatattgaacaTGCTCTTTTATTAATAAGATTCAGCGTAAACAGTTGTCAGTGGCCTCATGGGATGGTTGATGCATTAATTTGTtagtattttatatgaattaacgTGGAAAATTATATCGTAAAGAATGTGCATCATCAATTTATtctattttgtttgtttattatgcATAACGTGTGCCGTGCGGACGTAAACATCGTAACGAATGTATCATGCATCTTCTTTTATATGCATAACGTGGGAAGGTAGTGTCATAAAGAATGCATCATTTACTTTCTTTGTTGTCGATTGAAATTTTGTTTGATGTACGGATTTTCTAATGGATTTGATACAGTGAAACATATGGTTGCTGTACCTGTATTAGGGTATTTGGATCGATGTCGGTTTGGATGGATATACATGATATGAGAGCTGAGAAGTTGTGAACCAAACAAATTGTCATTTAGTTCTGCTCAGATTTCTGAAATTTCGGTTCTGTTATGGTAATATAAAGGTGAACCAAAATATATCCGAAATATATTTCGGTTCAGTTTATGCTAAT comes from the Brassica rapa cultivar Chiifu-401-42 chromosome A01, CAAS_Brap_v3.01, whole genome shotgun sequence genome and includes:
- the LOC103849945 gene encoding putative elongation of fatty acids protein DDB_G0272012, yielding MASVYSILTYWLVNHPNIANFTWTEGETPGSTVFFVSVVVSVYLSATILLRYAMVSLPSLSPRILKPITAVHSLILCLLSLIMAVGCTLSITSDPTTRFLHAICFPVHVEPKGPVFFWAQVFYLSKILEFGDTLLIILGKSFRRLSFLHVYHHATVLFMCFIWLRTRQSMFPLGVLTNSTVHVIMYGYYFLCAVGCRPKWKRLVTDFQLVQFIFCFGILALMLSQHFLGSGCSGIWGIYFTAAFNGSLLALFFNFRSKNYVKKTTEMIKLS